In the genome of Burkholderia sp. PAMC 26561, the window AACCATTCACTATTCGGATAAATCCGGTTATCTCGGACTGCCGTTTGCCATAGGCTTGCGTTCTTTCGTGCAATCCGAGGAAATGCCATGTCTCGCCCACCGATCCGCGACGTCTTCCGATTCGCTCATTTGGGACTGGAAAAAGTCGCGCTGGCATGTGCTGCCTTCAGCTTGATGCACGCAACGGCCCGCGCCGATGAAACGGCACCGCCTGAACCCACGGTTGTCGATCAATGGGCCTTGCCAGCGGGCGTTCAACCGGGCGTCCCGGACGCCGATCAAACCGTCCGGAATACTGTTCGCGACGATCCGTGGGCAAACCCGGCCGCAGTACACATCGTGCAGGACGATTCGTGGAGCGCACCTTCTGGCAATCAGGTCAGATCGGGAGAGCAACTGCACGCAGTCACACCCGCTCGACAAACAATGGCGGCAGCCGACCAGCCGGGCCGACCGGCGCACCCCGCCAACGTCCTTGTGATGGACAGCTCGAACTGGAACGAAACGCCGCGCGGACGTTCGCCCGGCCTGATCGCCAGCAACAATGCATGGCGCAAGCGCGTAGCGCCCGATTCGGCCGCGACGATCGAACGCGACGCCACAAAACACAATCGGGGGACTCAACCGGCCGCAGTGTTGAAACTTGATGGCAGTGCGCAATCCGATCCCTGGATCACCCCTGCAGCAGCCTCCAAAGGTGCCGACAACGCTGCGGACTGGCAGAACCTCAGGCTTGCATCGGCGCATCAGCCACGAAGCTGCAATCGCGACTGGAGCATCTTCTCCAGCCCGGGTTGCCCGGATTCCAGGAACCCTGCCGATTCAGCGAAGGGCACACAGGTGCAGGCAAGCGGCAATACCGTGCGCCGCCTGATCGCCATAACGCCGGACGGTCGCTGGCGCGCTCCGCTGGTTATCGACGCCGAGGCTTCGCCGCGAAAGTAAGCGCTTATGCGCCGCCGACTTCGACCCGGTTACGTCCATCGCGTTTCGCACGATACAACGCCAGATCAGCCGCTTCGATAAGCTGCTTCACGTCTTCGCCAGGTTCCGGCACTTGCGTTACGCCACCCACACTGATGGTGACGCACTTGGCAACCGCGCCGGCATGCGGCACGGCAAGCGTCTCGACCGCCGCGCGAATTTTTTCGCCGAGGAGGCGCAATCCCGCAGCCGACGTAGACGGCAGCACCACGGCAAACTCTTCACCGCCAAAGCGCGCAGCGAGATCCGCAGGTCGGTTCAGGCAAGATTCAACGGCGCGCGCGACGTGCTTGAGCACATCGTCACCGGCGACGTGACCGTAGGTATCGTTGTATGACTTGAAGCTGTCTACATCGATCATGAGGAACCCAAGCGGCGACTTGTCGCGCGCGGCGCGTTTCCATTCGGCGCTCAGATAATCATCTAGGCAACGCCGGTTCGACAAGGCCGTCAGCCCGTCCGAATTCGTGAGGCGCTGCAATTCCAGATTCGTTTCCAGCAGCTTCTGCTGCGACGTACGCAACGCGCGATACGCCTCGTCGCGCTGCGTGAGGTTCAGGTACGAGCGCGAGTGGTAACGGATCCGCGCGATCAGCTCGATGCTGTCCGGCAGTTTCACCAGGTAATCGTTGGCGCCTGCCGCAAACGCCGCGCTCTTGATGCGCGGTTCCTCTTTCGTGGACAACACGATGATCGGGATATCGCGGGTCGACTCATGTTCACGATACTGCCGCACGAGCGTCAGTCCATCCACGCCGGGCATCACCAGGTCCTGCAGGATCACGGTTGGCCGCGTGGCTTGCGCCACCCGCAACGCGTCCTCCGGGTTCGCGCAGTAATGGAAATCGAGCCTCGGCTCGTCCACCAGCATGCGGCGCACGGCTTCCGCTACGATCGTCTGGTCATCGACGAGCAGCACCATGACCGCGCTTTCCGCCGCGCTCGGCATGTTCAGCGCGTCGTTGAGCAGGTCGGCGGCGTGGGTAGCCGCAGCCGACGTGTCGTCGCTGGGGCTCTCCGGCTCGGCTTCCCGGCTCTGCGCCTCACGTCGGGCACGCTCTGCCAGCGGGTCTGCGTTTCGATGTTCCATGACTGTCCTGTGTGATCCTGAATACTCAATCGGTTCTCAAGCGCGAGCTCATACGCCTCGCTTGCGCGACGATGCGAACGCATTGACGGCAGCATTCGCGATGTTCTGAAGCGGCAGGATGGAAACAGCCGCATTGATTGCGGCGGCCGCTTTCGGCATGCCATATACAGCGCACGTCGCCTCGTCCTGGGCGATCGTGTAAAACCCGTTGGCGCGCATGGCCGCCAACCCCGCTGCGCCGTCGCGGCCCATGCCGGTCAGCAGCACGCCGACCGCGTTACCGCTCCAGCGCGCGACGACGCTGTTGAAAAATACATCGATCGAAGGTCGGTACGGCGTCGCCTCCGGATCTTTCGTGTAGCCAAGCCGGTTACCGCCGCCAAAATGCAGGTGGTCGTTGGTCGCGGCCAGCAGCACCTTTCCCGGCTCCGGACGATCGCCCTCGCGGGCAATGTACACCGGCAATTTCGACTGTGCGTTCAGCCATTCCGCCATCCCGATGGCAAACGCCTGATCCACATGCTGCACGATCACCGTCGCCGGCGTGAAATCGGCCGGCAGCGCGGCGAGCAGCACCGCAAGCGCTCCGGGACCGCCGGCCGACGCGCCTATCGCAAGCAAATCCATACCGGGTGTAATACGCGGCGCGGCACCCAGTGGATTCGCAGCGGCTTTTGCCCGCTGCTGCGCCCCGACCTGGTCGATCTTCGCGATCAACGCGGCGATCCCGCGCTTCGCGTCGGGGCCGGCGAGCGCGGGGGTATCGACGGCATCGAGCGCGCCTGCGCCCATTGCCTCGTACACGCGCCACGAGTTCGCACCCACGTCAACCGTCACGATCAGGATCGCGCACGGCGCCTGACGCATGATCCGCCGTGTGGCTTCCGTCCCGTCGACGTGCGGCATCACGAGGTCCATCAGCACGACGTCCGGCTTCTGCGCCGTGCAGTAATCCACGGCCTGCACGCCATCGGTCGCCACCCAGATCACATCGAAATCAGGCCGCGTCGCCAGCGCCAGGCGCGTGGCTTCCACCGCAAGCGGCATGTCGTTCACTATTCCGATCTTCATTGCCAGCCCCCAGCTCTCTCGTTTTTATAACTGCATCATCATGGCTGCGCCTCGCCAATCAGATCGCGCACAGCATCGAGCAGCGTCTGATCGTGGAAACTGCCCTTTGCCAGATAGTAGTCCGCGCCCGCGTCCAGCCCCCGCTGGCGGTCTTCCGCACGGTCCTTGTACGACACGATCATGACCGGCGTGTCGCGCAAATGCGGATCGCGCCGGATCAGCGTCACGAGCTCGATGCCGTCGAGCCGCGGCATGTCGATATCCGTGATCACCAGGTCGAAGCGCTCTCCGCGCACTGCGTTCCAGCCGTCCATGCCATCGACGGCAATGGTCACGTCGTAGCCGCGGCCGGCCAGCAGCTTGCGTTCGAGTTCGCGCACGGTCAGCGAGTCGTCGACCACCAGCACGCGTTTTTTCGGCGCGGCGACGGCGCGGGCAGTACCTTGTGAAACGCGGCCGAGTTCGCCATCGACGACGAGTTTTTCGACCGCGCGCAGCCAGTCGTCGAGATCGGCGATCAGGAGCGGATCGCCGTTTTCCATCAACGCGCCCGCCGCGATGCTCGGCACCTTGCCGAGACGTTTGTCGAGCGGCTGCACGACCAGCATGCGCTCGCCGAGGAACCGGTCGACCACCACGCCATAAGTCGCCGCACCCTGGCCGATCACGACCACGTTGAGCGTGTCGCTGACCGTGTTGAAGGTGCCGGCGCGCAGGATCTGGTGCGCCGTCACGATGCCAAGACGCCTGCCCTCGAACTCGAAATGCTGATGGCCCTCGAGCAGATCGATCGATGCACGCGGCAACACGAGCGTGCGCGCCACATGCGCGAGCGGCAGGCCGTAGGGTTCGCCATCGACCTCCACGATCAGGCTGCGGATCACAGACAGCGTGAGCGGCAATTGCATCACGAAGCGCGTGCCGACGAGTTCTTCCTGCGTGACACGCAGGCTGCCACGAACCTGGCGCACGACGTCGTGGACCGCGTCGAGACCGACGCCGCGGCCGGAGACATCGGTGACGGTATCGCGCATCGAAAAGCCGGGGAGGAACAGAAATTCGAGCAATTCCGCTTCCGACAGACGCGCGGCCGTCGCTTCGTTGGACAGGCGTTTTTGCACGATCGCCCGGCGCAGCGCGGGAAGGTCGACGCCGCCGCCGTCATCGCTCACGCTGATGAAAAGCGATCCCGCGCTGTGGCGTGCTTCGAGCGTGATCGTGCCTTCGGGCGGCTTGCCGAGCGCGCGGCGCAGCGACGGCGCCTCGATGCCGTGGTCAACGGCGTTGCGCAGCAGGTGACCGAGCGGCGCTTCGAGCATGTCCAGAATGTCGCGGTCCACCTCCGTTGCTTCGCCCGCGATCACGAAGCGCACTTGTTTCTCGAGCGCACGCGCGACGTCGCGCACCATGCGCGCAAAACCACCGGTGGCATCGACGAAAGGACGCATCCTGCATTCGAGCGCTTCGTCGTAGAGCTGTTGCGAAAGGTGCGTCGTACGGCGGTCGTAGTTCTCGAGCTCGGCCAGGCGTTCGCCAAGCTGGCGCTGCGCCTCGGCGTTGAGGCGGCGGATTTCATCGAGGGCGGCGAGCGTGCGCACGTCGAGCGCGGCGGTCGACGTAACGTTCGAAGCGGCGCCCGAAGCGGTGCCCGAACTACGCGAAGATTCGGTCAGCGATTCATGCAGGAAGTCGAGCGCGCGGCTCGCGTCGCGCTGAATGCGCTTCACGCGCAGCATGGATTGCGCGAATGGCTTCAGCCAGCGCGATTCCACCAGCGACTCGCCGGAATGGCTGAGCAGGCGATCGAGGGTTTCCGTGCGAACGCGCAGCATGCGAGTCGTTTCACGTTGTTCGGCCGGCGACCAGACGGGCAACGGGCGCGCGGGTTCGGGTTCCGATTGGGGAACCGGCGCGGCGAGCGTCAATTCCTTCGATAAATCCAGAAAGTCGTCCGGTGCCGGCGGCTTGAACGAAGCCTCCCCGGAGTCCCCGGCTTCGCCACTCATCCGCGCATTCAACTCATCGACGAACGCGTCGACGTCGGCCTGCGGGATGGTTTCGTCGCCGGAAGCCTGGCCGATGCGCACGATCAGGTCGACGCCTGCCAGCAACACATCGATCATGGCGGCATCCACGTTCACGCGGCCCTGCTGCGCGCCGACGAAGCAGTCCTCCATCACGTGCGCGAGGCTCACGCCGACCGGCACGCCGACAATCCGCGCCGCGCCCTTCAACGAATGCGCGGCACGCATGCACGCTTCAAGCGTGACAGGATCGCGCGGCGCGCGTTCGAGCGCGAGCAGGCCGTCGCTCAGGATCTGCGCCTGTGCCCGCGCTTCCTCGCGGAACAGATCGACGAGCGAGGCGCCGCTCATGTCAGGCTCCGGTTGAGGGTTTCGAAGAGCTTCGCGGCGTCGAGCAAACCGACCGTCACGCCCTTCCACGCCGTGACGGCGATCGCGTGCGAAGCCGACATGCTCGCGACCGTGGCCGGGACTTCCTGGAAGTCGGCACGGGCAAATCGATGCACGCCATCGACGGCATCGACGGGAAACACGATCGGGTTCGCGAAGTCGCTGCGCGGCGCGCTATCGGCGGCGGGCTCGACGACCAGCAGGCGGCCGAGATCGCGGGCATCGACGACCTGCTGCGCGGCGTCGCGCCGGCCATCCTGCGCAAACTCCGATGCAATCCCGAAAAGCCGTGCAAGCGATGCGCAAACCAGCAGCGCGCCGCGGATGTTCACCACGCCGAGCACCGCCCGGTGACGCCGGTGCGGCAGCGAGTGGATCGGCCTTAACTGCGCGACCTGCTGGAAGATGGCCGTGGGCAAACCCAGCCATTCTTCGCCGATGCGGAACACGAGCCATGACGTGGTATCGGCTTCACGCGCGGTACGGTCGGCCAGCGAATTCAGCGGCTGGCGTTCGCCGATCGAATCGACGGCGTGCTCACGGTCGAGCACGAGCGCAGCCGCGGCATCGTGCACGGGGCAATTGCGGCAATGGATGTAGCCGGCAAGACGTGGACACGAACCGTCGCCACGCACGCCGATCCGGTTCCAGCAATCATCGATGAGCACTGTCTGGGACGCGTCGTGGACTTCACTCATCGCGTCCTCCCGAAGCACGACCCGGATGACTCGCCCGCGCCGCACGAGCCAGCAGCAATTGCGCGCCCGCACGATCACCCTCCAGTCCCAACACCGCTGCGAGATGCGTCAACGCTTCGCCATGCTCGGGATCCAGATACAGCGCACGTTTGTAATGACCGCGCGCCTCGGTTTGCGCGCCCTGAGCATCGGCAATGACGCCCAGCAGGTAATACGCGTCTGCGCTCGACGGATGGGTCTCGAGGAACCCACGGGCAAGAGCGGCGGCTTCGGACAAGGACCCGCTGTTAGCGAGCGCGTGTGCCTGGTCGAGCGTGCCCTGCCCGTCCGGCGCCGGTCTCGCGGCCGCGTGGACAGATGCCGCCGGCGCTGCGGTCTTCGCTGCGGGCACCGATGCAAAAGGACGTGCGTTCGGCTGCAGGCCGCTCAACAATGACCCGGCTTGCGATGCAAACACATTCGCTGCAGCCAGATTCGCGCTTGCCGAGACAGCCCGTGGCGCGGCTTGGCGCGCCGAAAAGCCCATCTCCTCTTCCGCTTTCGCGATTGCCGAATACAGCGCCCGCGTCTTCGCGTCTTTCAGGCGGGTATCGTCAAACGATGGCCGGCCGTTCTCAGGCCGCCGGAACGCAAACGCAAGCGCGAGTTTCGCCGATGTCATTCCCTCACGCATCATCAGCCCGGTTTCCGCCGGCCCGACGAACAGGGTCGCGCCAGGCGCAAGCAGATCGTCCAGCACGCGCACGGCGGTGCGTTGCATTTCCCGATCGAAATAGATCAGGACGTTGCGGCAGAACACGAAATCGAACGGCTCGAATGCCTGGGTTTCGAGCGTCAGCAAGTTTGCCTGCCGAAAACGCACGCGTTCGGTGACGTCGGCGGAAAGACGCCAATGGTCGCCCGACGGCTTGAAATGGCGGTCGCGAAAGCCGAGCGCCCGACTGCGGAATGCATTGCTGCCGTATCGCGCCTCGCGAGCGATGGTGAGGGCGTGATTGCTGATATCGATGGCATCGATGGTGAAACGCTCGGGCGCAATCCCCGCGTCGAGCAAGGCCATGGCGATGGTGTACGCCTCCTCGCCCGTCGAGCACGGCATGCAGAGGATGCGCACCGGCTTGAACGGCTGTTCGGCGAGCCGTGCGCGTGCGAGGGTCACGAGCGCGTTGAATGCCTCGCTATCGCGGAAAAACCACGTCTCGGGCACGACCACCGCCTCGATCAGCGCCTGCAACTGCTCCGGCGCACCGCTCACCGCAATCCAGAAATCTTCGATGCCGGCCGCCGGGAATTTCACGGCGTTCGCCGCACGCCACGCGGCATAACGATCGGCTACGGCCCGCTCGATTGCTTTGTCGCCGATAGACGCCGCATCCAGCCCGATCGTTTTATGCAGCAACGCCGCAAAGCGCAGGATCTGCGCACGGGGGAGCGGTTCGCGCACGCTTTCATGCAGCGCATCGAGCGCGCGGCGCGTCTGAACGGAGATGAAGTCGTGCTTCATGCCGCGCTCTCGGTGAAAAGTTGCGCCTGCACGTGCTCGGGCAACAGATGTTCGATCCGGACCCACTGCACGAGTCCTTCCGCGTCGCGTGCAAGCGGCCCCAAATAGCGCGCATCCGCCGCTTCGATACCAGCGGGGCTGAACGCGCTTGCATCGAAGGAGATCGTGCGGGTCGCGCGTTCCAACAGGATGCCCAGCCGGCGCATTTCGACGTCCGCGCCGCTTTTGTGCGGGTAATACACCAGCGCAAGCCGCGTCGAAAGCCGGTCATGTGAATGCCGCCCGAGCGCGAGCGCCGCCAGATCGATGACCGGCACCGGTGCGCCCTCGTACTCGAAAATGCCGGCCACCCACGCGGGCACGCCCGGCATGGTCTTCAGCGGCGCGAGCGGCAACATCCGCTCGATCTGCGAGCTGTCGAGAACGTAGCGGTCTTGATCGAGCGTGAACTGAACGAAGAGCATGATTATTCGGTCCGTCAGACCGTCGCGACCTTGAAGCGCGACACACCCGTGCGCAGGCCGTTGGCGGTGTGCGTGAGGTCGTCGATGGCTTGCGTCGACTGCCGCAGCGACTCAGCCGTCTGCTGCGCGGCCTCGGACAGTTGCGCGAGCGCCTGCGTGATCTGGTCGGCGCCCGTCGCCTGCGTCTGCATGCCTTCGTTGACCATCACGAAACGTGGCGCGAGCGTCTGCACCTGCATGATGATCTGAGACAACTGGCCGCCGACCTGTTGTACGTCGGTCATGCCGCGCCGCACTTCTTCGGAGAACTTGTCCATGCCCATCACGCCGGCGGCGACCGCCGACTGGATCTCCTTCACCATCTGTTCGATATCGAAGGTTGCAACCGCCGTCTGATCCGCAAGCCGGCGGATCTCGGTCGCAACGACCGCGAAACCGCGCCCGTATTCGCCCGCCTTCTCCGCTTCGATCGCCGCATTCAGCGACAGCAAATTGGTCTGGTCGGCGACCTTCGTGATGGTGGCAACCACCTGGTTGATGTTGCTCGCACGCTCGTTCAGGATCGCCAGCTTGCCGTTCACCGAGCCGGCCGCCTCCATTACCAGGCGCATGGTGTCTTCCATCCGCGTCAAGCCGATCTGACCCGTGCCGGCGAGTTGCGCCGACTGTTCGGCGACGCCGGAGACCTCGTTCATCGTGCGCACGAGATCGCGGGACGTCGCAAAGATTTCCCGCGATGTCGCGCCGATCTCCGTGGTCGTGGCCGCCGTTTCGCTCGCCGTGGCTTGCTGTTCGCGCGCAGTCGCGGCAATTTCCGCCACGGACGTGGTCACCTGCACCGCCGACTTCTGCGCCTGTCCGACGAGACCCGTGAGTTCATCGGTCATGCGGTTGAAACCCGTGCCGAGCGTGCCGAATTCATCCCCGCGCTCAAGGTGCAGGCGCTGCGAAAGATCGCCGGTACGCATGGCATCGACCACTTCGACCAGGCGCTGCATGGGGATCGTGATGGCCTTGAGCAACAGGAAGCCCGCCCAAGCCGCCACCACGAACGTCACGAGAAGCACGACCAGCAGCGTTATTTCAGCTTTCGTGACCGACTGGCGAATGCTCTGCGCCGACCTGATCTGCTGTGAATTGTTCAGCTCGACCAACTCGCGGATCGCGGTCCTGCCCGCTTCCCAGATCGGCGTGAGCCGGGTGTTGAACGCCGTTGCGGCCGTAGCCTTCGATACCGCCAGGTCATCGAGGATCTGCCCCTGGACCGGCGCGTAGAGCGTGCGTTGCTGCTTGAAATTGTTGAAGAGGCGACGGTCCTCGTCGTCGAAGATCGTGGCTGCGTATTTGTCCATCAGCTTGTCCAGCGAGTCCTTCGTCTCCGCTGCACGCTGCGTGTCGCGCTTGATCTGATCGGGCTCGGTATCGATGTAGATCAACCGCTGCGTCACCGTGTAGTTCTCGAACCACGACGCGCGGATCGTCGTCGCGAGATAAACGCCCGGTGAGGAATCGACTTCCTGGCTATGCGCGTCACGATCGATGTCGCTGAACAACGCGTACGACACCACGGCCATCACCAGCATCAACGCCAGGATCACGCCGAAGCTCGCAAGAATCCGGTTTCGAATGGTCAACTGCTTCACGCATGAACCTTTTCAGTAATGGTTGGGACGGGCGCGCGGAGGCGACGGACACGGAACGTCGGCGCAATTTTAAGACGGAAAACAAAACGGCTAGCGGATTAATGCGTAGATCTGTCTGTTATCTGCTAATGGCGCCCGGCTGCGGCTGTTTTCCGGCAAATATTGCGTGCACGAGCTCGACAAAACTTATGCACAGAAACTGGGGAGCACCCTGTTGAAAACGTTCTGACAAACGCCGGATGACATTGATAGCAAACGGTTTTCAGCCGTCGCTTCATAGCGATCAAAGCGTGTGGTTGGCGTGTCGACGGTTCATCGACTTGTGCACACAAACTGTTGATGGCCCTGTGGACAAGCATGAGCTAATGTCTGTAAGCCTCTGATTCGAATTGGGAATTGAGCTGCGACTGGTTTTGATACACGTTTGCCTGCTTCAGGCGATCCATGTCACCGCAGGCAAGTTATCCCCAAAAATTGTGGGCAGGCTTGTTGATAAGTGCGGGACCTGAAACCTAAGCTGCTGATGCAGCACGAATTAACACGTCTGACTCAATGCGCGCTTTCGGCATGGCGGCCAGCGCTCAGCGAAAACCACCGGCGGGTCTTCTTGGATTGGTAAACGGCAACGGGCCCGTTCGACGAACCTCGCCACGGATGCGGGAAAGGAGGTCATCGGCTCGATATCGTTCGTCGGCGGCGAGATGGTCGGCGACGGCGTCGAAAGCGGTATCGATGCGCAACAGCACCGCTTCCGCCTCGCCGCGTTTCAGGCCCAGGCGTTCACCGTAAGCCACGAGCTGTTCGGGCACCGGGAACACCTTGGACTTGTTCAGGTTCAGCGCCATGCGGCCATCGAGCGACGGATAGATGCCCGTACAGACGACATCGTAAATAGGCGAAAGGCGGCGCGGTCCGGTTGGATCCGAATACAGCAGGCCGATGTTCTTCATGTGGGCATCCCCGTCACGCAGAAAGCACGACAACGCCACACGCTCGAACAGCCGGATGGCCTGTGCGCGGAAATCCGCACCCGTGTACACCTCCACTGCACGCGCGATCATCTCGTAACTGCCGCGATACTTCTCGTTGCCCGTCAGCACGCTCATGTCCTCGAAACCGAGCGCCGCGCCGTCCGGCGTGCGGTCGAACCGGGCCATGACAAATAGAAGACCGTCGTCGGACAGCCAGAAGTCCGGCACTTCGAAACCCGCTTCCCGCGCCACCGACATGCAAAGGAACTCGTTGCGCGCGATGCCTGGATAGTCGTCACCCTCCGCTTTCACGATCACCGTCTTGAGCGGCAATGCAGCGTGTGAATCGACGGTAGCAGGCTCGGCGGCCGCTGGAAGCAGCGGCACGACCGTCTTGGGTTGCACGCCCGAGATACCAGACCCGAGCGCATACTTGCTCACGAGCCGCTCGAACAGTTGCCCCGAAGGCGAAGACAGCAATTCGTCGAGCTGCTCGCCCTCGCCTTCGGGCACCGCCTCGCCGCGCAGCGCATACGTCAGCCGTCCGATCTGGTTCCGGCCGGCGAGAAACAACAGGAACATGTCGCTCGGCGTGCCAAAGCGCGCCAGTCTTTCTTCGATGATGTAACGCAGATAGCCTTCCGGCCGGTTCATGGCGAAGACGCTCATCAACGCGCCGCTGCTGTAACTCTTGCGGCGAACGGGCATGGTCAGCGAGACAGCCGCGCTTGGCTCGACGTCGCCGTAATTGAAGACAAACGTGCTTTCCTTCGCCAGCAATCCGGCGATGCCCTGGGGCGTGTGGACATCGAGTTGACGGATTTTGTCGAAAAGCTTTTCGATGTCGAAAGTGGAGGCAGGCGTGTTCATTCCTCCTCCCGGAAAAAGAAATCCAGGTCCTCGTAGACCACGGTATCTTTCGGACGCAAGGTCAGGTCGTAACCCAGCGCGTTCGCCATTCGGCAGAACTCATGAAGACCGACGTTCTGCGCGGTCTCCGCGTTCGTGATCGTTCGCCGCGACACGCCTGCGCGGTCGGCGAGCGTCTGCTGATTCATACGAAGCTCACGCCGGAGCTTTCTGAGCTCAGCGGCGACTCGCTCCGAATTACTGATAGGATCGGATTTTTTGCGCGTCATGATGCTCAATTATAGGCTTTATTAATTTTTTGAGCATTATTTTACGCATTGGCATGTTTTGATATGCCTGCGACGTCATAACTTGAAATTGCGCGTTATATTGCGCTTTTTAGATGCGAAAATGGCAAATGCGCATTTTAATGCGCATTTGCCATTTTACGTAAGCCAACCAAAACCAGCAAATCAACTACCCCGATAAGCCGCCGCACTTGCCGGTGAAGGCGCTACCGGCTGAGCCTTGGCTTTGCCTTTCGCAGCCGCCGCACCGGGAGCCGACGCCGCGGCCGGGTTCGACACCCCCGGCTCCATATATCCGGGCGCACCTTTCGCCACTTGCTTCTGCCCGGGCGGCGGGGCCGACGGCGCCTTGCGCATGTCAGCCAGCATTTGCGTGCACGGCAG includes:
- a CDS encoding type II toxin-antitoxin system HipA family toxin gives rise to the protein MNTPASTFDIEKLFDKIRQLDVHTPQGIAGLLAKESTFVFNYGDVEPSAAVSLTMPVRRKSYSSGALMSVFAMNRPEGYLRYIIEERLARFGTPSDMFLLFLAGRNQIGRLTYALRGEAVPEGEGEQLDELLSSPSGQLFERLVSKYALGSGISGVQPKTVVPLLPAAAEPATVDSHAALPLKTVIVKAEGDDYPGIARNEFLCMSVAREAGFEVPDFWLSDDGLLFVMARFDRTPDGAALGFEDMSVLTGNEKYRGSYEMIARAVEVYTGADFRAQAIRLFERVALSCFLRDGDAHMKNIGLLYSDPTGPRRLSPIYDVVCTGIYPSLDGRMALNLNKSKVFPVPEQLVAYGERLGLKRGEAEAVLLRIDTAFDAVADHLAADERYRADDLLSRIRGEVRRTGPLPFTNPRRPAGGFR
- a CDS encoding helix-turn-helix domain-containing protein, producing the protein MNQQTLADRAGVSRRTITNAETAQNVGLHEFCRMANALGYDLTLRPKDTVVYEDLDFFFREEE